One region of Alosa sapidissima isolate fAloSap1 chromosome 1, fAloSap1.pri, whole genome shotgun sequence genomic DNA includes:
- the en2b gene encoding homeobox protein engrailed-2b — protein sequence MEENDHSNRDAERQDSGDESNRAILPLLQAPANLLPHRITNFFIDNILRPDFGRRKEGTLNRESGIRRGRENHSSGLRLGQVEGTVAEEGTSNPSSINGAKKSSIAEEAPLKPREESGDQCLSSDSDSSQTNNSPSSQPMLWPAWVYCTRYSDRPSSGPRSRKPKKKTPSKEDKRPRTAFTAEQLQRLKAEFQTNRYLTEQRRQSLAQELGLNESQIKIWFQNKRAKIKKATGGKNSLAIQLMAQGLYNHASSSKEDKSDSD from the exons ATGGAAGAAAATGATCATAGCAACAGAGATGCAGAGCGCCAGGATTCCGGCGATGAATCCAACAGAGCCATTCTTCCACTATTACAAGCACCGGCTAACCTTCTTCCACACCGAATTACCAACTTTTTCATCGACAATATTCTACGACCTGACTTTGGACGCAGGAAAGAGGGGACCTTGAACCGTGAATCAGGTATTCGAAGAGGACGGGAGAATCATTCTTCGGGTTTAAGACTGGGTCAAGTGGAGGGGACTGTAGCAGAAGAAGGAACTTCGAACCCTAGTTCCATTAATGGAGCGAAGAAATCAAGCATTGCTGAGGAAGCGCCTCTGAAGCCCCGTGAAGAGAGTGGGGATCAGTGCCTAAGCTCGGACTCGGATAGTTCGCAAACCAACAACTCCCCCTCCTCACAGCCCATGCTCTGGCCGGCCTGGGTGTATTGTACCAGATATTCGGATCGGCCATCATCAG GACCAAGATCTCGCAaaccaaagaaaaaaacaccaagCAAAGAAGACAAGCGTCCTAGAACTGCCTTTACAGCCGAGCAACTTCAGAGACTGAAGGCAGAGTTTCAGACTAACCGATATCTTACAGAGCAACGACGGCAGAGTCTGGCACAAGAACTTGGTCTTAACGAATCTCAGATCAAAATATGGTTTCAAAACAAGAGGGCCAAGATCAAGAAAGCCACCGGGGGCAAGAATTCACTAGCAATCCAACTGATGGCACAGGGACTCTACAATCATGCCTCAAGTTCAAAAGAAGACAAATCAGACAGTGATTAA